One Streptomyces sp. ML-6 genomic region harbors:
- a CDS encoding SAM-dependent methyltransferase, protein MERPAWAPRGIDITVPSVSRMYDFYLGGSHNFEVDREAARKAMEFMPGLPKIMQANRAFMRRAVHYAVGEGISQFLDIGSGIPTFGNVHEIAQAADPAARVAYVDHDPVAVAHSKAVLEGNDRAVIAAADLRRPQEIVKNPEISGLLDLDRPVALLLVAVLHFLEDADEPQAAVAELREALAPGSLVVITHASYEGIPLTREEAGGMVGVYENIRNPLVMRSRDEVMRFFEGYEMVEPGLVSMPHWRPETPVVAEQEDPYAFSGFAGVGRKA, encoded by the coding sequence ATGGAGCGTCCCGCCTGGGCACCGCGAGGCATAGACATCACGGTGCCGAGCGTGTCCCGCATGTACGACTTCTATCTGGGCGGATCGCACAATTTCGAGGTGGACCGGGAAGCGGCGCGCAAGGCCATGGAGTTCATGCCGGGACTCCCCAAGATCATGCAGGCGAATCGCGCCTTCATGCGCAGAGCAGTGCATTACGCGGTCGGCGAGGGCATCAGTCAGTTTCTGGACATCGGTTCCGGAATACCGACCTTCGGCAATGTCCACGAAATCGCCCAGGCCGCCGACCCCGCGGCCCGGGTGGCGTACGTCGACCACGACCCGGTCGCGGTCGCACACAGCAAGGCCGTGCTGGAGGGGAACGACCGGGCGGTGATCGCCGCCGCGGACCTGCGCCGCCCCCAGGAGATCGTGAAGAACCCGGAGATCTCCGGACTGCTCGACCTGGACCGCCCGGTGGCCCTGCTGCTCGTCGCCGTGCTCCACTTCCTCGAGGACGCCGACGAACCGCAGGCCGCGGTCGCCGAGCTGCGCGAGGCACTCGCCCCCGGCAGCCTCGTCGTCATCACCCACGCCTCGTACGAGGGCATCCCGCTCACCCGGGAGGAAGCGGGCGGCATGGTCGGGGTCTACGAGAACATTCGCAACCCCCTCGTCATGCGGTCCCGCGACGAGGTCATGCGCTTCTTCGAGGGGTACGAGATGGTGGAGCCCGGACTCGTGTCGATGCCGCACTGGCGGCCGGAGACCCCGGTGGTGGCGGAGCAAGAGGATCCGTATGCCTTCTCGGGCTTCGCCGGCGTGGGACGCAAGGCGTGA
- a CDS encoding DUF4239 domain-containing protein translates to MSEWLVLTLAMVAASAVVLTIAVLNNRRVGEDDDPSETPDVIEYMTMMIGVVYAIVLGLAIAGVWEGRGAAQEYVRQEAQALHEVKARSAVYPAEVRARIRADVDAYVRHVVHDEWQSMSEHGTLTTEGTRLLDRVRTDVTQYRPANDHEGQAYQPLVDEVAAADDARSARGQSAGATMPGVVWFGLVIGALVTVGMIFTLQIRRSFRELLLAGFFSVLIAFLLFLIWDFDTPFGRGLSATTAPFLDLFPEAAGGR, encoded by the coding sequence ATGTCGGAATGGCTTGTTCTCACCCTCGCCATGGTCGCGGCGAGTGCCGTCGTCCTGACCATCGCCGTGCTCAACAACCGCCGGGTCGGGGAGGACGACGACCCGTCCGAGACCCCCGACGTCATCGAGTACATGACGATGATGATCGGCGTGGTCTACGCGATCGTGCTGGGCCTCGCCATCGCGGGCGTCTGGGAGGGCCGCGGCGCCGCCCAGGAGTACGTGCGCCAGGAGGCCCAGGCGCTGCACGAGGTGAAGGCCCGCTCCGCCGTCTACCCGGCCGAGGTGCGCGCCCGCATCCGCGCCGATGTCGACGCCTACGTACGCCATGTCGTGCACGACGAGTGGCAGTCGATGAGCGAGCACGGCACGCTCACCACCGAAGGCACCCGGCTCCTCGACCGGGTGCGCACCGATGTCACCCAGTACCGGCCGGCGAACGACCACGAGGGGCAGGCGTACCAGCCGCTGGTCGACGAGGTCGCCGCGGCCGACGACGCGCGCAGCGCACGCGGGCAGAGCGCGGGGGCGACCATGCCGGGCGTGGTCTGGTTCGGCCTGGTCATCGGGGCTTTGGTGACGGTTGGAATGATCTTCACGTTGCAGATCCGCAGAAGTTTCCGTGAACTTCTTCTGGCCGGTTTCTTCAGTGTTCTGATCGCCTTTCTGCTCTTCCTGATCTGGGATTTCGACACCCCCTTCGGGCGGGGTCTCTCGGCCACCACCGCGCCGTTCCTCGATCTGTTCCCGGAAGCCGCGGGCGGGCGGTGA
- a CDS encoding LysR substrate-binding domain-containing protein codes for MQFQQLTYFVAVAETRHFTRAAEAVHVSQPSLSQQIRALENELGAELFSRARGNITLTDAGEALLPLARRILADADTARHEVQELAQLRRGRVRLGATPSLCTGLLPDVLRAFHDRHPGIRLLLEEGGSLDLVRGLARGALDLALVVLPLPAASPVLTTVELLQEDLVVVSSARGPRPGRGGSVRIADLQGEPLVMFRHGYDLRELTVAACRAEGFEPSFTVEGGEMDAVLGFVRAGLGIAVVPSMVAGRFGHELRTTPLARPGLRRTIALAHRSDVAPPRAARELQRVLLATRKD; via the coding sequence ATGCAGTTCCAGCAGCTGACGTACTTCGTCGCCGTGGCCGAGACCCGGCACTTCACCCGTGCCGCCGAGGCGGTGCACGTCTCGCAGCCCTCGCTCTCCCAGCAGATCAGGGCGTTGGAGAACGAGCTGGGGGCGGAGCTGTTCAGCCGGGCCCGGGGCAACATCACGCTCACCGACGCGGGCGAGGCGCTGCTGCCGCTGGCCCGCCGGATCCTCGCGGACGCCGACACCGCCCGCCACGAGGTGCAGGAGCTGGCGCAGCTGCGCCGGGGCCGGGTGCGGCTGGGGGCCACGCCCAGCCTCTGCACGGGCCTGCTCCCCGACGTGCTGCGCGCCTTCCACGACCGCCATCCGGGGATCCGGTTGCTGCTGGAGGAGGGCGGTTCGCTCGACCTCGTGCGGGGGCTGGCGCGCGGCGCGCTGGATCTCGCCCTGGTGGTCCTGCCGCTGCCCGCGGCCTCCCCCGTGCTCACCACGGTCGAGCTGCTACAGGAGGACCTGGTCGTGGTGTCGTCGGCCCGGGGGCCGCGGCCCGGCCGGGGCGGGAGCGTGCGGATCGCCGACCTCCAGGGGGAGCCCCTGGTGATGTTCCGGCACGGCTACGACCTGCGGGAGCTGACGGTCGCCGCCTGCCGGGCGGAGGGTTTCGAGCCGTCGTTCACGGTGGAGGGCGGCGAGATGGACGCGGTGCTCGGTTTCGTCCGGGCCGGGCTCGGCATCGCGGTGGTGCCCAGCATGGTCGCCGGGCGGTTCGGGCACGAGCTGCGGACCACCCCGCTGGCCCGCCCCGGCCTGCGGCGCACCATCGCGCTCGCGCACCGCAGCGACGTGGCCCCGCCGCGTGCGGCGCGCGAACTCCAGCGGGTGCTGCTCGCCACCCGGAAGGACTGA
- a CDS encoding EAL domain-containing protein yields the protein MSIPAQSSGVPDAEPDGPESRLRRFATIWSRAIFPSTATSLTRTEFEQHLLPLARRLSDILHERPFDAAPAGEVGAALVAVHCTDPDALSSTLGVIDSYLVLYCGGNGPTALSTEDARARCARMQHILAGGFTEALRQRTLAEQEAIARSALAARSDAEQALHATEARFRAVFKDAAVGIGIADLDGNVLEINDTLTRMFGGLDHHVRSHKLNEWVHPEDSPHVWKYYDELVRGEREHYRVEKPYYRNDGTVLWTNLTVSLLRDAEGKPQYQLALMEDTTERRLLNLRLRYEATHDALTGLPNRTLFFERLEKALCADDGSRFGLCYLDLDGFKAINDSLGHASGDRLLVEVADRLQSCATAPGEMVARLGGDEFVALTTGPDTEKEVTELACRILNALGAPIRLEGRELTVRGSIGVVEGPAGERGAAEVLRSADITMYRAKGAGGNRFEFADAEADARAITRHGLTTALPAALERGEFFIEYQPLVHLGDGTVHGAEALVRWCHPQHGVLGPDRFIPLAEHTGLIVPLGRWVLEESVRQANFWQERHTDGGPLRINVNLSPTQLHHPRLVAETVDVLERSGLEPGALCLEVTESALIGADDDLLKPLRQLAEMGVDIALDDFGTGYSNLANLRRLPVSVLKLDRSFTMGMQQHPADPVDLKIVEGIVSLAHSLDLAVTVEGVETGAQAEQLRKLGCDTAQGWYYARPGAPDRIHSLLLADAV from the coding sequence GTGAGCATTCCCGCCCAGTCGTCCGGAGTGCCGGACGCGGAGCCCGACGGGCCCGAGAGCCGGCTCCGAAGATTCGCCACCATCTGGAGCCGGGCCATCTTCCCCTCGACGGCCACCTCCCTGACGCGCACGGAGTTCGAGCAGCATCTGCTGCCGCTGGCCCGCAGGCTCAGCGACATCCTGCACGAGCGGCCCTTCGACGCGGCCCCCGCGGGCGAGGTGGGCGCCGCCCTCGTCGCCGTGCACTGCACGGACCCCGACGCGCTCAGCAGCACGCTCGGCGTCATCGACTCGTACCTGGTGCTGTACTGCGGCGGCAACGGCCCCACGGCGCTGTCCACCGAGGACGCCAGGGCCCGCTGCGCGCGGATGCAGCACATCCTGGCCGGCGGCTTCACCGAGGCGCTGCGCCAGCGCACCCTCGCCGAACAGGAGGCCATCGCGCGCTCGGCGCTCGCCGCCCGCTCCGACGCCGAACAGGCGCTGCACGCCACGGAGGCGCGGTTCCGGGCCGTCTTCAAGGACGCGGCCGTCGGCATCGGCATCGCCGACCTGGACGGCAACGTGCTGGAGATCAACGACACCCTCACCCGGATGTTCGGCGGCCTCGACCACCACGTGCGCAGCCACAAGCTCAACGAGTGGGTCCACCCAGAGGACTCGCCGCACGTCTGGAAGTACTACGACGAGCTGGTGCGCGGCGAACGCGAGCACTACCGGGTCGAGAAGCCGTACTACCGCAACGACGGCACGGTGCTGTGGACCAACCTGACGGTCTCGCTGCTGCGCGACGCCGAGGGGAAGCCGCAGTACCAGCTGGCGCTGATGGAGGACACCACGGAACGCAGGCTGCTGAACCTGCGGCTGCGGTACGAGGCCACCCATGACGCGCTCACCGGACTGCCCAACCGGACGCTGTTCTTCGAACGGCTGGAGAAGGCTCTCTGTGCCGACGACGGCAGCCGTTTCGGTCTGTGCTACCTCGACCTGGACGGCTTCAAGGCGATCAACGACAGCCTCGGGCACGCGTCCGGCGACCGGCTGCTGGTCGAGGTGGCCGACCGGCTGCAGAGCTGCGCGACCGCGCCCGGCGAGATGGTCGCCCGGCTCGGCGGCGACGAGTTCGTGGCCCTGACCACCGGCCCCGACACCGAGAAGGAGGTCACCGAACTGGCCTGCCGCATCCTCAACGCGCTCGGCGCCCCCATCCGGCTCGAAGGCCGCGAGCTGACCGTGCGCGGCTCCATCGGCGTCGTCGAGGGCCCGGCGGGCGAACGCGGCGCCGCCGAGGTGCTGCGCAGCGCCGACATCACGATGTACCGGGCCAAGGGGGCGGGCGGCAACCGGTTCGAGTTCGCCGACGCGGAGGCGGACGCCCGCGCCATCACGCGGCACGGGCTGACCACCGCGCTGCCCGCCGCACTGGAGCGCGGCGAGTTCTTCATCGAGTACCAGCCGCTCGTGCACCTCGGCGACGGCACGGTGCACGGCGCGGAAGCACTGGTGCGCTGGTGCCATCCGCAGCACGGGGTGCTCGGCCCGGACCGGTTCATCCCGCTCGCCGAGCACACCGGCCTGATCGTGCCGCTGGGCCGCTGGGTGCTGGAGGAGTCCGTCCGGCAGGCCAACTTCTGGCAGGAGCGGCACACCGACGGCGGACCGCTGCGCATCAACGTCAACCTCTCACCGACCCAGCTGCACCACCCGCGACTGGTCGCCGAGACCGTCGACGTGCTGGAGCGGTCGGGGCTCGAACCCGGCGCGCTGTGCCTGGAGGTCACCGAGTCCGCGCTCATCGGCGCGGACGACGACCTGCTCAAGCCACTGCGGCAACTGGCCGAGATGGGCGTCGACATAGCGCTCGACGACTTCGGCACCGGCTACTCGAACCTGGCGAACCTGCGCCGGCTCCCGGTGAGCGTGCTCAAGCTGGACCGTTCCTTCACGATGGGCATGCAGCAGCACCCGGCGGACCCGGTCGACCTGAAGATCGTCGAGGGGATCGTCTCGCTGGCGCACAGCCTGGACCTCGCCGTCACGGTGGAGGGGGTGGAGACCGGGGCCCAGGCCGAACAGCTGCGCAAGCTGGGATGCGACACGGCCCAGGGCTGGTACTACGCCCGGCCGGGCGCCCCCGACCGGATCCACTCCCTGCTGCTGGCCGACGCGGTGTGA
- a CDS encoding succinate dehydrogenase codes for MALATRTDRRPSMTRTIWDSSVGKKTVMAVSGLVMLLYLVAHMLGNLKIFFGAGEFNHYAHWLRTLGEPFLHYEWALWLLRVVLVAAVVLHAVSAYQLSRRDIRARPAKYVHRRPRAGYATRTMRWGGIILGLFIVWHILDLTTGTVHPGGFQPGHPYQNVVDTFSTWYGNVVYIAAVLALGFHVRHGFWSAAQTLGAGNATRDRALKALADALALVLTLGFISVPVAVMTGVVS; via the coding sequence ATGGCATTGGCAACGCGGACGGACCGACGGCCGTCCATGACGCGCACGATCTGGGACTCGTCCGTCGGCAAGAAGACGGTCATGGCCGTGAGCGGCCTGGTCATGCTCCTCTACCTGGTCGCCCACATGCTCGGCAACCTGAAGATCTTCTTCGGGGCCGGCGAGTTCAACCACTACGCGCACTGGCTGCGGACCCTGGGCGAGCCCTTCCTGCACTACGAGTGGGCCCTGTGGCTCCTCCGCGTCGTGCTGGTCGCCGCCGTGGTGCTGCACGCCGTCTCCGCGTACCAGCTGAGCCGCCGCGACATCCGGGCGCGCCCCGCCAAGTACGTGCACCGCAGGCCGCGCGCAGGCTATGCCACCCGCACCATGCGCTGGGGCGGGATCATCCTCGGCCTGTTCATCGTCTGGCACATCCTCGACCTGACGACGGGCACCGTGCACCCCGGCGGCTTCCAGCCCGGACACCCCTACCAGAACGTCGTCGACACCTTCTCCACCTGGTACGGCAACGTGGTCTACATCGCCGCCGTCCTCGCCCTCGGGTTCCACGTCCGGCACGGCTTCTGGAGCGCCGCCCAGACCCTCGGCGCGGGCAACGCGACCCGGGACCGGGCCCTCAAGGCCCTGGCCGACGCCCTCGC